A single genomic interval of Gossypium raimondii isolate GPD5lz chromosome 11, ASM2569854v1, whole genome shotgun sequence harbors:
- the LOC105803544 gene encoding DNA ligase 6-like, which yields MSAQSAATATANERVKTLTLDSTQIYLTALNSTTSTLSFPPIPSSFPPSNFIPNTRFLIDSFRHPFTAFSASYFLSHFHPDQYSGLSPSWSKGIIFCSHLTCLLLIETLKIPPRFVFALPLNDPVLVDGCEVILIDANHCPGSVQLLFKVPTKNGIFERYVHTGDFRSCNPMKLNSYLIGFVGCDAIFLDTTYCDPKCIFPSQEESIDYVVSVVDRIGKEFGRRRVLFLIATYVAGKEKILVEVARRCKTKICVDGRKMEILRVLGYGDGEVFTEDESESDVHVVGWSVLGETWPYFRPNFVIMEEIMVEKGYEKVVGFVPTGWTFEVKRNKFAVQTKDTFEIHLVPCSEHSNYDELKEYVKFLKPKKVIPTVGMDFEKLESKHADEMRKQFDGLIDEMDNKDLLMGFHRGNCETVEKVERDANEERVMERNKNMFEIKTVESNDMDVSSNDVSYVHKPDSQDSTIPSEEERERIIEETRDSLPKWVTRDQILDLVSSSRWNIVEAVSNFYEHEIEFYEQVSVFRTFESASHASSPNSPISLSKSGPFRSSTDESVNTNLSQVSKSPSLKLTRWSNISPSKRKKNTEKRSNKKVKSNSKLESSGSKQPTITSFFSKLLPDDSKGGKTDRKN from the coding sequence ATGTCCGCTCAATCAGCAGCCACAGCCACCGCCAATGAGAGAGTCAAAACCTTGACCCTAGACTCCACCCAAATCTACCTCACTGCCCTAAACTCCACCACTTCCACGCTTTCTTTTCCCCCTATTCCCTCCTCTTTCCCTCCCTCCAATTTCATCCCCAACACTCGCTTCCTCATCGATTCCTTCCGCCACCCCTTTACAGCCTTCTCCGCCTCTTACTTCCTCTCCCACTTCCACCCCGATCAGTATTCCGGCCTCTCTCCTTCCTGGTCAAAAGGCATCATCTTTTGTTCCCACCTCACTTGCCTCCTCCTCATCGAAACCCTTAAAATCCCACCCCGTTTCGTCTTCGCTTTGCCTCTAAACGACCCCGTTTTAGTAGATGGCTGCGAGGTCATTCTCATCGACGCCAATCATTGCCCTGGTTCAGTACAGTTATTATTCAAAGTTCCCACTAAAAATGGGATCTTTGAAAGGTATGTTCACACAGGCGATTTTCGTTCCTGCAATCCGATGAAGTTGAATAGTTATTTGATTGGATTTGTTGGTTGTGATGCCATTTTTTTAGATACTACATACTGTGATCCGAAATGTATATTTCCTTCTCAAGAAGAATCGATTGATTATGTGGTTAGTGTGGTAGATAGGATAGGTAAGGAGTTTGGGAGAAGGAGGGTTTTGTTTCTTATTGCTACTTATGTTGCTGGGAAAGAGAAGATTTTGGTTGAGGTTGCACGGAGATGTAAGACCAAGATATGTGTTGATGGGAGGAAAATGGAGATTTTGCGTGTTCTGGGGTATGGGGATGGTGAAGTTTTTACTGAAGATGAGAGTGAGAGTGATGTTCACGTTGTTGGTTGGAGTGTATTAGGTGAAACTTGGCCGTACTTTAGGCCGAATTTTGTGATAATGGAAGAGATTATGGTGGAAAAAGGGTATGAGAAGGTTGTCGGATTTGTGCCGACTGGGTGGACTTTTGAAGTCAAGCGGAATAAATTTGCAGTGCAAACTAAGGATACATTTGAGATACATCTAGTCCCTTGTAGTGAGCATTCTAACTATGACGAGCTTAAAGAATATGTGAAGTTTTTGAAACCGAAGAAGGTTATTCCTACAGTTGGCATGGACTTTGAGAAGCTTGAAAGTAAACATGCTGATGAAATGAGAAAGCAATTTGATGGGCTGATTGATGAAATGGACAATAAGGACTTGCTGATGGGTTTTCATCGTGGCAACTGTGAAACTGTAGAAAAAGTTGAAAGGGATGCTAATGAGGAAAGGGTCatggagagaaataaaaatatgtttgaaataaaaacaGTTGAGAGtaatgacatggatgtttcttcGAATGATGTATCTTACGTCCATAAACCTGATTCACAAGATTCAACTATACCAAGCGAGGAGGAAAGAGAGAGAATCATTGAGGAAACCAGGGATTCTTTGCCCAAATGGGTGACCAGAGACCAGATATTAGATCTGGTTAGCAGCTCAAGATGGAATATTGTTGAAGCAGTTTCTAACTTTTATGAGCATGAAATTGAATTCTACGAGCAAGTCTCTGTGTTTAGAACCTTTGAATCTGCATCCCATGCCAGTTCACCAAACAGCCCTATATCACTTTCAAAGTCAGGACCTTTTCGAAGTAGCACTGATGAAAGTGTAAATACTAATTTAAGTCAAGTCAGCAAGTCTCCTAGTCTGAAACTTACACGGTGGAGCAACATATCTCCTAGCAAGAGGAAGAAAAACACTGAGAAGAGGTCAAATAAGAAAGTAAAAAGTAATTCAAAACTGGAATCTAGCGGGTCAAAACAACCCACAATAACTAGCTTCTTCAGTAAACTTTTGCCTGATGACTCTAAAGGTGGCAAGACTGatcgaaaaaattga
- the LOC105803539 gene encoding protein CROWDED NUCLEI 1 isoform X1: MFTPQRKVWSGWSFTPGKKADGSGSDLNSNGVSVGKGKGAAFAEPLTPNCKDVGSEDQEEGLREKVLRLENELFEYQYNMGLLLIEKKEWTSKYEELNEALIEAKDALKQEQAANLIAINDVEKREEILRKALGVEKQCVLDLEKALRDIRSENAEIKFTADAKLSEANAVIASVEEKSLEVEAKLRADDAKLAEISRKNSEIERKLQELESRENALRRERQSFISEREAHETTLSKQREDLREWEKKLQDVEERLAKGQTYVYQREERANENDSLFKQKEQHLEETQKMIDAAHKTLKEKEDDINNRLTKLTLKEKEWSVVREKLEMKEKELLIIEEKLNAREKTEIQKLLDEHNAILDETKRAFELEIDGKRKSLDLELKSKVIDVEKKEVEVKHMEEKISKREQALDKKLEKFKAKEKEFELKVKSLKEREQVIRSEEKNLEIKKKHMDADKEELLTLKAETEKLRIANEEQLSKMHEEKDRLRVSEEERSEYLRLQLELKEEIEKCRLQEELLLKEAEDLKRQKEKFEREWEELDGKKLEVEKELKNINLQKEKFEKEKLAEDERLKNEKQVAEDCIKRELEALEVAKETFAATMEHERSVVAEKAESERSQRLYDLELLKSKLESDMQDKFEEMEKEFGERKKSFEEEKERELDNINYLREVARREMEELKQERLKIEKERQEVNASKSHLEGQQIEIRKDIDDLVDLSKKLKDQREQLIKERNRFISFLEKQKSCKNCGEITSEFLLSDLKYLQEIENEGVPLLPSLADNYTSGNIFGNFVASERQMMSPSVASGSPISAGTMSWLRKCTSKIFKFSPAKNIEPHALKKLNVGPSLSSQQVNMKGMSTTENEPELTSVAATESLEIDRFQSDTSTRDVEAGQDLSVDNQNNMDCKELEALEDSQNCDLNHGKQVHRRSRPRAKVRRSAKAVVNDAEAILGKALEPNELEHPNGSVDSVHANALSRGESGLADGGTSRNERKRNHAQTSQISDSKQDVSEGHSDSIAAGQRRKRHQKVVSAIPTGQKRYNLRRPKNGVTVAKTTSDMNRETEGAKDAVDQVNYSSMPASETGDASENSGAHFLQQGETGPDTKDGNAGATKTFDANMALSEEVNGTPQGVGEYGDGNDYHSESHSEGHKDEDEDETDEEEENNLEHPSEVSIGKKLWSFLTT, from the exons ATGTTTACGCCGCAGAGGAAGGTTTGGTCGGGTTGGTCGTTTACACCCGGGAAGAAAGCAGACGGGTCGGGTTCTGATCTGAACTCCAATGGGGTTTCTGTTGGCAAAGGGAAAGGAGCGGCTTTTGCTGAGCCCTTGACTCCTAATTGTAAAGACGTCGGGTCAGAGGACCAGGAGGAAGGGTTGCGCGAGAAAGTGCTAAGACTCGAAAATGAG CTTTTTGAATACCAATACAATATGGGGCTTCTCTTGATTGAGAAAAAGGAATGGACATCTAAGTATGAAGAACTCAATGAGGCATTGATAGAAGCAAAGGATGCTCTCAAACAAGAACAAGCAGCAAATTTAATTGCAATAAATGATGTTGAGAAGCGGGAAGAGATTCTACGCAAGGCCCTTGGTGTTGAGAAGCAGTGTGTGCTTGAT CTAGAGAAAGCTTTACGAGACATACGCTCGGAAAATGCAGAAATCAAATTTACTGCTGATGCAAAGCTTTCTGAAGCAAATGCTGTGATTGCTAGTGTTGAAGAGAAATCTTTGGAGGTGGAGGCAAAATTGCGTGCAGATGATGCAAAGCTTGCCGAGATTAGTAGAAAGAATTCAGAGATTGAAAGGAAGTTACAAGAGTTAGAGTCTCGTGAAAATGCACTTCGAAGGGAGCGACAGTCTTTTATTTCAGA GCGAGAAGCACATGAGACTACTTTGTCCAAACAAAGGGAAGACCTGCGAgaatgggaaaagaaattacAAGATGTGGAGGAGAGGCTAGCTAAAGGCCAAACATATGTCTACCAAAGGGAGGAGAGAGCAAATGAGAATGATAGcctcttcaaacaaaaagaGCAACACCTTGAAGAGACACAAAAGATGATTGATGCAGCCCACAAAACTTTGAAGGAGAAAGAAGATGATATAAACAACAGGCTAACAAAATTAACTTTGAAAGAAAAG GAATGGAGTGTTGTTAGAGAGAAGTTGGAGATGAAAGAGAAGGAGTTGCTCATTATTGAAGAAAAGTTAAACGCCAGAGAGAAG ACGGAGATTCAGAAGCTCCTGGATGAACATAATGCCATTCTGGATGAGACAAAGCGTGCATTTGAGTTGGAAATTGATGGAAAGAGAAAATCCTTAGACCTTGAACTAAAAAGCAAGGTGATTGATGTGGAGAAGAAGGAAGTTGAAGTCAAGCACATGGAAGAGAAGATTTCTAAAAGAGAGCAGGCATTAGATAAGAAATTGGAAAAGTTCAAAGCAAAAGAGaaggaatttgaattaaaagtgAAAAGCCTCAAGGAAAGGGAGCAGGTCATCAGATCTGAGGAAAAGAATTTAGAGATCAAGAAGAAGCATATGGATGCTGACAAAGAAGAACTTTTGACCCTTAAGGCTGAAACTGAGAAGCTAAGGATTGCAAATGAAGAACAATTATCAAAGATGCATGAGGAGAAAGATAGGCTCAGAGTTAGCGAAGAAGAGAGGTCTGAGTATCTTCGCTTGCAATTGGAACTAAAGGAAGAAATAGAGAAATGCAGACTTCAAGAAGAATTGCTATTAAAGGAAGCTGAGGACTTGAAAAGGCAGAAAGAGAAATTTGAAAGAGAATGGGAAGAGTTAGATGGGAAAAAGTTAGAAGTTGAGAAAGAGTTGAAGAATATCAACCTACAGAAggagaaatttgaaaaagaaaaacttgctGAGGATGAAAGGTTAAAGAATGAGAAGCAAGTCGCCGAGGATTGTATAAAAAGAGAGTTGGAAGCTCTTGAAGTTGCTAAAGAAACATTTGCTGCCACCATGGAACATGAGCGGTCAGTGGTAGCTGAGAAAGCTGAAAGTGAGAGAAGCCAAAGGCTTTATGACCTTGAGTTGTTGAAAAGTAAACTTGAGAGTGATATGCAGGATAAATTTGAGGAGATGGAGAAGGAATTTGGAGAGAGAAAAAAGTCCTTtgaggaagaaaaagagagagaactggacaatattaattatttaagagaGGTAGCTAGGAGAGAGATGGAAGAGCTGAAACAAGAAAgacttaagatagaaaaagaaagGCAAGAAGTTAATGCTAGCAAGAGTCATCTTGAAGGACAGCAAATTGAAATACGAAAAGACATTGATGACCTTGTGGATCTCAGCAAGAAGTTGAAGGACCAACGAGAGCAATTGATCAAGGAGAGGAACCgctttatttcatttcttgaGAAACAAAAGAGTTGCAAGAATTGTGGTGAGATTACCTCTGAGTTTCTACTCTCTGATCTAAAATACCTACAGGAAATAGAGAATGAGGGAGTCCCTCTGCTTCCAAGTTTGGCAGATAACTATACCAGCGGAAATATTTTTGGGAATTTTGTTGCATCTGAGAGGCAGATGATGTCTCCATCTGTTGCTTCAGGATCTCCAATTTCTGCTGGAACTATGTCATGGCTTCGTAAATGCacctcaaaaatatttaaattctctCCTGCGAAAAACATTGAGCCTCatgctttaaaaaaattgaacgtGGGGCCCTCACTCTCTAGTCAACAAGTTAATATGAAAGGCATGTCAACAACTGAAAATGAGCCAGAGCTCACTTCTGTTGCGGCAACTGAATCTTTGGAGATTGATAGGTTCCAATCAGACACCAGCACAAGAGATGTTGAGGCTGGTCAGGACTTGTCAGTTGATAATCAGAACAACATGGATTGTAAGGAACTGGAAGCGTTGGAAGATTCTCAGAATTGTGATCTGAATCATGGAAAGCAGGTTCACAGGAGAAGCAGGCCTAGAGCTAAAGTAAGACGCTCTGCGAAGGCAGTTGTCAATGATGCTGAGGCTATTCTTGGGAAAGCTTTAGAACCAAATGAACTTGAGCATCCAAATGGTAGTGTTGATTCTGTTCATGCCAATGCTTTAAGCAGGGGTGAATCTGGTCTTGCTGATGGAGGCACATCTAGAAATGAACGGAAGCGGAACCATGCTCAAACATCCCAAATATCAGACAGTAAGCAAGATGTTAGTGAAGGACATTCTGATAGTATTGCAGCAGGCCAGAGAAGAAAGAGGCATCAAAAAGTTGTCTCGGCTATACCTACTGGTCAGAAAAGATATAATCTCCGACGGCCCAAAAA TGGGGTCACAGTTGCTAAAACCACATCTGACATGAATAGAGAAACTGAAGGTGCTAAAGATGCAGTGGATCAAGTTAACTACTCTTCAATGCCTGCAAGTGAAACTGGAGATGCAAGTGAGAATAGTGGTGCACACTTTCTGCAGCAG GGTGAGACAGGTCCAGACACCAAAGATGGTAATGCTGGTGCAACCAAAACATTTGATGCCAATATGGCATTAAGTGAGGAGGTGAATGGCACACCTCAAGGGGTTGGCGAGTACGGTGATGGAAATGACTACCATAGTGAATCACACAGCGAAGGGCATAAAGATGAGGATGAGGACGAGACTGATGAAGAGGAGGAGAATAATTTGGAGCACCCTAGTGAAGTATCAATAGGAAAGAAGCTGTGGAGTTTTCTGACCACATAA
- the LOC105803539 gene encoding protein CROWDED NUCLEI 1 isoform X2, whose protein sequence is MFTPQRKVWSGWSFTPGKKADGSGSDLNSNGVSVGKGKGAAFAEPLTPNCKDVGSEDQEEGLREKVLRLENELFEYQYNMGLLLIEKKEWTSKYEELNEALIEAKDALKQEQAANLIAINDVEKREEILRKALGVEKQCVLDLEKALRDIRSENAEIKFTADAKLSEANAVIASVEEKSLEVEAKLRADDAKLAEISRKNSEIERKLQELESRENALRRERQSFISEREAHETTLSKQREDLREWEKKLQDVEERLAKGQTYVYQREERANENDSLFKQKEQHLEETQKMIDAAHKTLKEKEDDINNRLTKLTLKEKEWSVVREKLEMKEKELLIIEEKLNAREKTEIQKLLDEHNAILDETKRAFELEIDGKRKSLDLELKSKVIDVEKKEVEVKHMEEKISKREQALDKKLEKFKAKEKEFELKVKSLKEREQVIRSEEKNLEIKKKHMDADKEELLTLKAETEKLRIANEEQLSKMHEEKDRLRVSEEERSEYLRLQLELKEEIEKCRLQEELLLKEAEDLKRQKEKFEREWEELDGKKLEVEKELKNINLQKEKFEKEKLAEDERLKNEKQVAEDCIKRELEALEVAKETFAATMEHERSVVAEKAESERSQRLYDLELLKSKLESDMQDKFEEMEKEFGERKKSFEEEKERELDNINYLREVARREMEELKQERLKIEKERQEVNASKSHLEGQQIEIRKDIDDLVDLSKKLKDQREQLIKERNRFISFLEKQKSCKNCGEITSEFLLSDLKYLQEIENEGVPLLPSLADNYTSGNIFGNFVASERQMMSPSVASGSPISAGTMSWLRKCTSKIFKFSPAKNIEPHALKKLNVGPSLSSQQVNMKGMSTTENEPELTSVAATESLEIDRFQSDTSTRDVEAGQDLSVDNQNNMDCKELEALEDSQNCDLNHGKQVHRRSRPRAKVRRSAKAVVNDAEAILGKALEPNELEHPNGSVDSVHANALSRGESGLADGGTSRNERKRNHAQTSQISDSKQDVSEGHSDSIAAGQRRKRHQKVVSAIPTGQKRYNLRRPKNC, encoded by the exons ATGTTTACGCCGCAGAGGAAGGTTTGGTCGGGTTGGTCGTTTACACCCGGGAAGAAAGCAGACGGGTCGGGTTCTGATCTGAACTCCAATGGGGTTTCTGTTGGCAAAGGGAAAGGAGCGGCTTTTGCTGAGCCCTTGACTCCTAATTGTAAAGACGTCGGGTCAGAGGACCAGGAGGAAGGGTTGCGCGAGAAAGTGCTAAGACTCGAAAATGAG CTTTTTGAATACCAATACAATATGGGGCTTCTCTTGATTGAGAAAAAGGAATGGACATCTAAGTATGAAGAACTCAATGAGGCATTGATAGAAGCAAAGGATGCTCTCAAACAAGAACAAGCAGCAAATTTAATTGCAATAAATGATGTTGAGAAGCGGGAAGAGATTCTACGCAAGGCCCTTGGTGTTGAGAAGCAGTGTGTGCTTGAT CTAGAGAAAGCTTTACGAGACATACGCTCGGAAAATGCAGAAATCAAATTTACTGCTGATGCAAAGCTTTCTGAAGCAAATGCTGTGATTGCTAGTGTTGAAGAGAAATCTTTGGAGGTGGAGGCAAAATTGCGTGCAGATGATGCAAAGCTTGCCGAGATTAGTAGAAAGAATTCAGAGATTGAAAGGAAGTTACAAGAGTTAGAGTCTCGTGAAAATGCACTTCGAAGGGAGCGACAGTCTTTTATTTCAGA GCGAGAAGCACATGAGACTACTTTGTCCAAACAAAGGGAAGACCTGCGAgaatgggaaaagaaattacAAGATGTGGAGGAGAGGCTAGCTAAAGGCCAAACATATGTCTACCAAAGGGAGGAGAGAGCAAATGAGAATGATAGcctcttcaaacaaaaagaGCAACACCTTGAAGAGACACAAAAGATGATTGATGCAGCCCACAAAACTTTGAAGGAGAAAGAAGATGATATAAACAACAGGCTAACAAAATTAACTTTGAAAGAAAAG GAATGGAGTGTTGTTAGAGAGAAGTTGGAGATGAAAGAGAAGGAGTTGCTCATTATTGAAGAAAAGTTAAACGCCAGAGAGAAG ACGGAGATTCAGAAGCTCCTGGATGAACATAATGCCATTCTGGATGAGACAAAGCGTGCATTTGAGTTGGAAATTGATGGAAAGAGAAAATCCTTAGACCTTGAACTAAAAAGCAAGGTGATTGATGTGGAGAAGAAGGAAGTTGAAGTCAAGCACATGGAAGAGAAGATTTCTAAAAGAGAGCAGGCATTAGATAAGAAATTGGAAAAGTTCAAAGCAAAAGAGaaggaatttgaattaaaagtgAAAAGCCTCAAGGAAAGGGAGCAGGTCATCAGATCTGAGGAAAAGAATTTAGAGATCAAGAAGAAGCATATGGATGCTGACAAAGAAGAACTTTTGACCCTTAAGGCTGAAACTGAGAAGCTAAGGATTGCAAATGAAGAACAATTATCAAAGATGCATGAGGAGAAAGATAGGCTCAGAGTTAGCGAAGAAGAGAGGTCTGAGTATCTTCGCTTGCAATTGGAACTAAAGGAAGAAATAGAGAAATGCAGACTTCAAGAAGAATTGCTATTAAAGGAAGCTGAGGACTTGAAAAGGCAGAAAGAGAAATTTGAAAGAGAATGGGAAGAGTTAGATGGGAAAAAGTTAGAAGTTGAGAAAGAGTTGAAGAATATCAACCTACAGAAggagaaatttgaaaaagaaaaacttgctGAGGATGAAAGGTTAAAGAATGAGAAGCAAGTCGCCGAGGATTGTATAAAAAGAGAGTTGGAAGCTCTTGAAGTTGCTAAAGAAACATTTGCTGCCACCATGGAACATGAGCGGTCAGTGGTAGCTGAGAAAGCTGAAAGTGAGAGAAGCCAAAGGCTTTATGACCTTGAGTTGTTGAAAAGTAAACTTGAGAGTGATATGCAGGATAAATTTGAGGAGATGGAGAAGGAATTTGGAGAGAGAAAAAAGTCCTTtgaggaagaaaaagagagagaactggacaatattaattatttaagagaGGTAGCTAGGAGAGAGATGGAAGAGCTGAAACAAGAAAgacttaagatagaaaaagaaagGCAAGAAGTTAATGCTAGCAAGAGTCATCTTGAAGGACAGCAAATTGAAATACGAAAAGACATTGATGACCTTGTGGATCTCAGCAAGAAGTTGAAGGACCAACGAGAGCAATTGATCAAGGAGAGGAACCgctttatttcatttcttgaGAAACAAAAGAGTTGCAAGAATTGTGGTGAGATTACCTCTGAGTTTCTACTCTCTGATCTAAAATACCTACAGGAAATAGAGAATGAGGGAGTCCCTCTGCTTCCAAGTTTGGCAGATAACTATACCAGCGGAAATATTTTTGGGAATTTTGTTGCATCTGAGAGGCAGATGATGTCTCCATCTGTTGCTTCAGGATCTCCAATTTCTGCTGGAACTATGTCATGGCTTCGTAAATGCacctcaaaaatatttaaattctctCCTGCGAAAAACATTGAGCCTCatgctttaaaaaaattgaacgtGGGGCCCTCACTCTCTAGTCAACAAGTTAATATGAAAGGCATGTCAACAACTGAAAATGAGCCAGAGCTCACTTCTGTTGCGGCAACTGAATCTTTGGAGATTGATAGGTTCCAATCAGACACCAGCACAAGAGATGTTGAGGCTGGTCAGGACTTGTCAGTTGATAATCAGAACAACATGGATTGTAAGGAACTGGAAGCGTTGGAAGATTCTCAGAATTGTGATCTGAATCATGGAAAGCAGGTTCACAGGAGAAGCAGGCCTAGAGCTAAAGTAAGACGCTCTGCGAAGGCAGTTGTCAATGATGCTGAGGCTATTCTTGGGAAAGCTTTAGAACCAAATGAACTTGAGCATCCAAATGGTAGTGTTGATTCTGTTCATGCCAATGCTTTAAGCAGGGGTGAATCTGGTCTTGCTGATGGAGGCACATCTAGAAATGAACGGAAGCGGAACCATGCTCAAACATCCCAAATATCAGACAGTAAGCAAGATGTTAGTGAAGGACATTCTGATAGTATTGCAGCAGGCCAGAGAAGAAAGAGGCATCAAAAAGTTGTCTCGGCTATACCTACTGGTCAGAAAAGATATAATCTCCGACGGCCCAAAAA TTGCTAA
- the LOC105803550 gene encoding probable calcium-binding protein CML23 — protein MATFLGSLEDMRAVFNKFDKNGDGKICRDELKSTLSALGFAFSSDEVDLIMLEMDKDGNGYIDVEEFIAFHGISGIDGDEKQCDNKELKDAFDIYDLNKDGLISANELHAVLKRLGEKYSLSDCQRMISQVDKDGDGSVDFEEFKKMMMNNS, from the coding sequence ATGGCGACTTTTTTAGGATCATTGGAAGATATGAGGGCAGTATTCAACAAATTCGACAAAAACGGCGACGGAAAGATCTGTCGCGATGAACTAAAATCGACCCTAAGTGCCTTAGGTTTCGCATTCTCTTCCGACGAAGTTGATCTTATAATGTTGGAGATGGACAAAGATGGTAATGGCTATATCGACGTAGAAGAATTTATTGCTTTCCATGGAATCTCCGGCATCGATGGAGACGAAAAGCAGTGTGATAACAAAGAATTGAAAGACGCGTTCGACATATACGATCTGAATAAGGACGGGTTGATTTCGGCTAACGAGTTGCATGCTGTGTTGAAAAGGTTGGGAGAGAAGTATTCGTTGAGTGATTGTCAAAGAATGATCAGTCAGGTCGATAAGGATGGCGACGGAAGCGTTGATTTTGAAGAGTttaagaagatgatgatgaataATTCTTGA
- the LOC105803552 gene encoding polcalcin Ole e 3 — MDDQEKADLERIFKRFDANGDGKISSAELGDALKTLGSVTPEEVSRMMSEIDTDGDGFISYDEYIAFASANRGLMKDVAKIF, encoded by the coding sequence ATGGATGATCAAGAGAAAGCTGATCTAGAACGCATTTTTAAGCGATTCGATGCCAATGGGGACGGCAAGATCTCATCAGCGGAGCTTGGGGATGCCTTGAAGACGCTCGGATCGGTCACGCCGGAAGAAGTTTCGAGGATGATGAGCGAGATCGACACCGACGGAGATGGCTTTATTTCCTATGACGAGTACATTGCATTCGCATCTGCCAACCGTGGCCTAATGAAAGATGttgctaaaatattttaa
- the LOC105803545 gene encoding amino acid transporter AVT6A produces the protein MTIGDITPKKERKSRRSKHVVDDTAPLLPKRQDEDAGYDEFNGASFTGAVFNLSTTIVGAGIMALPATMKVLGLILGIAMIIFMAFLTDASIEFLLRFSRAGKTTSYGSLMGDAFGKYGRIFLQICVLVNNIGVLIVYMIIIGDVLSGTSSSGVHHAGVLEGWFGEHWWNGRTFVLIVTTLGIFSPLACFKRIDSLRFTSALSVALAVVFLVITVGIAIIKLISGTIMMPRLLPDVTDLTSFWRLFTVVPVLVTAYICHYNVHSIDNELEDSTQIKPVVRTALALCSTVYIMTSFFGFLLFGDSTLDDVLANFDTDLGIPYGTLLNDAVRVSYAAHLMLVFPIVFYPLRLNMDGLLFPSARPLALSNMRFAFTTVGLITLIFLGANFIPSIWDAFQFTGATAAVCLGFIFPAAVTLRDRHSIATKKDKILAIFMIVLAVFSNVVAVYSDAYAMFKKNSVTEPTA, from the exons ATGACAATTGGGGATATAACACCAAAGAAGGAGAGGAAGTCAAGGAGGAGCAAACATGTTGTTGATGATACAGCTCCCTTGTTACCTAAACGACAAGATGAAGATGCTGGTTATGATGAATTTAATGGAGCTTCTTTTACTGGGGCGGTGTTTAACTTATCAACAACAATTGTTGGTGCTGGGATCATGGCCTTGCCTGCTACAATGAAAGTTCTGGGACTGATTCTTGGGATAGCTATGATCATCTTCATGGCATTCTTAACTGATGCCTCGATTGAGTTCTTGCTTAGGTTTAGTAGGGCTGGAAAAACTACTTCTTATGGAAGTCTTATGGGGGATGCATTTGGAAAGTATGGAAGAATCTTTCTGCAAATCTGTGTTTTAGTTAACAACATTGGTGTTCTCATTGTGTACATGATTATTATTG GTGATGTGCTTTCTGGAACATCATCTAGTGGAGTTCACCATGCTGGTGTCCTTGAAGGGTGGTTCGGAGAACACTGGTGGAATGGGCGTACCTTTGTCCTTATTGTCACTACATTGGGCATCTTCTCTCCATTGGCTTGTTTCAAACGGATCG ATTCCTTAAGATTTACATCTGCCTTATCAGTTGCTCTGGCAGTTGTGTTTCTTGTTATTACCGTGGGAATAGCCATTATCAAGTTAATAAGTGGAACTATAATGATGCCTAGATTGCTACCTGATGTCACCGATTTGACCTCATTCTGGAGACTCTTCACTGTAGTCCCTGTTTTAGTCACGGCATATATCTGCCACTACAATG TTCACAGCATAGATAATGAACTAGAAGACTCTACCCAGATAAAACCAGTTGTGCGTACGGCACTTGCTTTATGCTCAACTGTTTATATAATGACAAGCTTTTTCGGCTTCCTTCTATTTGGTGATTCGACATTGGATGATGTGCTAGCCAACTTCGATACTGACCTTGGCATCCCCTATGGCACCCTGCTTAATGACGCTGTACGTGTTAGCTATGCTGCTCACCTCATGCTTGTATTTCCCATCGTCTTCTACCCGTTGCGACTCAACATGGATGGTCTCCTATTCCCATCTGCAAGGCCGCTAGCTCTGTCTAATATGAGGTTTGCTTTCACTACTGTTGGACTCATCACACTTATCTTCTTGGGTGCAAATTTCATCCCCAGCATCTGGGATGCATTCCAATTCACTGGAGCAACTGCTGCGGTCTGCCTTGGTTTCATTTTTCCTGCTGCTGTTACTCTTAG GGATCGCCACTCTATAGCAACAAAGAAGGACAAAATCTTAGCTATTTTCATGATTGTGCTTGCTGTATTCTCGAATGTGGTTGCTGTGTATAGCGATGCCTATGCTATGTTTAAGAAGAATTCAGTAACAGAACCCACAGCATGA